Proteins encoded together in one Triticum dicoccoides isolate Atlit2015 ecotype Zavitan chromosome 7B, WEW_v2.0, whole genome shotgun sequence window:
- the LOC119337047 gene encoding peroxidase 1-like — translation MASSSSSLAGLLLTAVLCLQLPVHSRAQLRVGFYNTTCPNAEAIVRQAVTAAFATNSGVAAGLIRLHFHDCFVEGCDSSVLLSVNPGGGTPERDAAPNNPSLRGFAVVDAARAALEQSCPRTVSCADILAFAARDSVNITGSNAFYQVPSGRRDGNLSTEAGAFTLPGPNLTADGLVSGFRDRGLTAEDMVVLSGSHTLGRSHCNSFIVRNRERLASGTISPAYQALLEALCPANTSQFTNVTTEIDLSTPVVLDNNYYKLVQLNLGLHFSDDQLIRNATLKGFVDAFAANETLWKEKFIAAMIKMGNIAPKTGTQGEIRLNCSIVNPSSSSSSGYAGVIEMLRRPGSDDKLAMG, via the exons AtggcgagcagcagcagcagcctggCCGGTCTGCTGCTCACCGCCGTGCTGTGCCTGCAGCTGCCGGTCCACAGCCGCGCGCAGCTGCGCGTGGGGTTCTACAACACCACCTGCCCCAACGCCGAGGCCATCGTCCGGCAGGCCGTCACGGCCGCCTTCGCCACCAACTCCGGCGTCGCCGCCGGCCTCATCCGCCTCCACTTTCACGACTGCTTCGTCGAG GGCTGTGATTCCTCGGTGCTCCTGTCCGTCAACCCCGGCGGAGGCACGCCGGAGCGTGACGCGGCGCCGAACAACCCCAGCCTGCGTGGCTTTGCGGTCGTCGACGCCGCCAGGGCCGCACTGGAGCAGAGCTGCCCGCGCACGGTGTCGTGCGCCGACATCCTGGCCTTCGCCGCCCGGGACAGCGTGAACATCACCGGCAGCAACGCCTTCTACCAGGTCCCTTCCGGCCGCCGCGACGGGAACCTCTCGACCGAGGCCGGCGCGTTCACCCTCCCGGGGCCGAACCTGACGGCGGACGGCCTCGTCAGCGGGTTCCGGGACAGGGGCCTCACCGCGGAGGACATGGTGGTCCTGTCCGGCTCCCACACCCTGGGCCGCTCCCACTGCAACTCCTTCATCGTGAGGAACCGGGAGCGGCTGGCGAGCGGCACGATCAGCCCGGCGTACCAGGCGCTGCTGGAGGCGCTGTGCCCGGCGAACACGAGCCAGTTCACCAACGTGACGACGGAGATCGACCTGAGCACGCCGGTGGTGCTGGACAACAACTACTACAAGCTGGTGCAGCTCAACCTGGGCCTGCACTTCTCCGACGACCAGCTCATCCGCAACGCCACCCTCAAGGGCTTCGTGGACGCCTTCGCCGCCAACGAGACGCTGTGGAAGGAGAAGTTCATCGCCGCCATGATCAAGATGGGCAACATCGCCCCCAAGACCGGCACGCAGGGGGAGATCCGCCTCAACTGCAGCATCGTCAACccgtcctcctcttcttcgtccggTTACGCAGGGGTGATCGAGATGCTCCGCCGCCCGGGCTCCGACGATAAGCTCGCCATGGGCTGA